The Macellibacteroides fermentans genome includes the window GATTGACGCATCTATTGGTGATGTATTTGTAAGGCCATATATGAACAATCCCTGGTTGATTGCAATCCCTGTCATCGAACAGAAAAAGAGCAGGGCCAGATCTTTTACAGGTACATGTTCCTTGGGTACAAAGAGGGATGTTATCCAAAACATTACACAGGCAAACAGCATACGCAACAAGGTTAATCCAAAAGGGGTAACATGTATGGGTAATAATGATTTGGAGATGGAGATATTTATTGCAAACAGAATATTTACTATAAAAATCAACAAATGGCCTATGTATTTATCCTTTGTCATCATTGACCGTCAATTTATTTTTACAAATGTACTATTTGGGCTGATACTATAAACAAAGAACCATGCATTAATGAATGCATGGTTCTGAAATTTTGTGGGCAGTGATGGATTCGAACCACCGAAGACGAAGTCAGCTGAGTTACAGTCAGCCCCATTTGGCCACTCTGGTAACTGCCCTACAATAAAAATTATTTGAGCCTCTTGTCGGATTCGAACCAACGACCCCGAGATTACAAATCACGTGCTCTGGCCAACTGAGCTAAAGAGGCATTGCTTTTTTTCTTAGCGAGTGCAAAGGTAGTATAATATTTTAACAATCCAAATATTCCTGCAATTTTGTTGTATAGCGTGGATTTCTGCATTAAATGCCGTATTTTTGTATGCACAACTTGTGTTATAATATGTAATAATCTGATAATAAGAGTAAATGGGGTTGATGTAATTTATGTGTATTGCGAACATAATTTGCTTGAAAGGGGTTTTATAAGCAGAAAATAAATTTAATGAAGATGAAATTAATATATATTTATCACAGTTGCTATGCGATAGAGGGCGACGATTATACAATTTTAATCGACTTTTATAAAGATCAGTCAGACGTAAAAGGTCGTAAAATTGTTCAGGATATTCTTCTGAATCGTCCGGGCGCTTTTTATGTGCTTTCAACACACGGGCATAGTGATCATTTCACGCCCGAAGTTTTATCCTGGAAAATTAACAGACCGGATATTCACTATATCTTTTCGAAGGATATTCTGGTAGATGGTAAAGCATCTGCTACGGATGCTGTATATTTAAACAAAGGAGAAACTTATCAGGATGATTTGTTGAAGATTGAGGCGTTTGGCTCCACCGATTTGGGGGTGTCGTTTTACATTGAAGTAGGAGGGAAGCGGATATTTCATGCCGGAGATTTAAATAATTGGCATTGGAATGAAGAGTCAACTCCTCAGGAGTCGGCCGAATATGAAGATTTCTACTTGAAAGAATTGTCGTATCTGGCCAAGAATGTTCCTTTAATTGATATGGCCATGTTTCCGGTTGATCCCCGGTTGGGAAAAGATTACATGCGGGGGGCGGAACAGTTGATAGATTATATATCTGTAAAGAATTTTGCACCCATGCATTTTGGACTCAAATATGATAAAGCAAATGCATTTGCTGCATACGCACGCATGAAGGATGTCCGGTTTGTAATGATTACAAAACCGGGAGAAAGTTTTGAATTTTAAACTATTAAATAGAATTATGGAGATAAAAAGCAGATTTGATCATTTCAATATCAATGTTCTTGATCTTGAGAGAAGTATTGAATTTTACCAAAAGGCTTTGGGCCTGAAAGAAAAAAAACGTAAAGTGGCATCCGACGGTTCATTTATTCTGGTCTACCTCGGCGAAGAAACAACAGGATTCCTGTTGGAACTTACCTGGTTAAGAGACAAGAAAGAACCATATGAACTTGGAGAAAATGAGAGCCATTTGTGTATGCGAGTGGAAGGCGATTACGATGAAATCCGTAAATACCATAAAGAGCTTGGATGTGTATGTTATGAAAACACATCCATGGGGCTTTACTTTATTAATGACCCGGATAATTATTGGATTGAAATTCTTCCGGTAAAATAAAATAGATTGTTTGTCCCCGTCCTCTCATAAGACGGGGATATTATTTAAATCAGATTATAGAATATGAATCAGAAAAGGATTCTTGAAATTTGTGCAAATTCTGCGGCAAGTTGCGTGGAAGCAGAAGCCGGGGGGGCGGCAAGGGTTGAACTATGTGCCGGTATTCCGGAGGGAGGTACAACTCCGAGTTATGGTGAAATCAGAATGGCTAAGGAGCTTACTTCCCATATTGATATAAATGTCATTATCAGACCCAGAGGAGGTGATTTTTTATATACTCCGGCAGAAATTCAATCCATGTTGTATGATATTGAATTGGCGAAACAGCTTGGAGTACATGGCGTTGTTTTCGGATGCCTCACAAAAGAAGGAGATGTGGATGTTCCATTACTAAATAAATTAGTGGCGGCATCCAAGCCTTTGTCGGTAACATTTCACAGGGCATTCGATGTGTGCAGGGATCCTTTTGAAGCTTTGGAGCAGATTATTACTGCAGGATGTGACAGAATACTCACTTCAGGACAGCAGCAGGATGCCGTAAAGGGAATTCCTTTATTGGCTGAGTTGGTACAAAGGGCCGGTGAACGTATAATTATTATGCCCGGTTGCGGAGTAAGGGAAAATAATATTGCACAGATCGAGCAGGAAACAGGAGCGAAAGAATTCCACACATCAGCCAGAAGTACCGTCTACAGCCAGATGGTGTACCGAAACGAAAATGTACCGATGGGGAGTGCTGCTCTGGGCTCCGAATTCGAAACGCAACAAACTGATAGAAAGAAAGTGTCTGCTTGTTTGATGTAATAATTGTTTTATGTATCTTCGTCCATTCTTTAGACGAAATCACATGAAATGCATATCTATAATTGTTAGCCTTTTTTGCTTTTTATCTGTTTATGCACAACAAGATTCTGTAGTGCCTTTTGATAAAGCATATAAACGTGTATATTACGCAACGAAAATCTCAGACAATAAACCCGTTATCGATGGGATGCTGAATGATCTTCTCTGGCAGGAGGAAGGTGTGTGGACTGAAAAGTTTGTACAGGTTTCTCCTTTCGAGAGGGTCATTTCTTTATCCCCTACAAAAGCCAAATTATTTTACGATGATAAATTTATTTATGTTGGAATTTATTGTAAAGACGCTGTTCCCGAAAAGATAAATCAATTTATTGGAAACCGAGACGATAACAGCTTGGGCGATCTGGTAAGTATTGCCTTTGATACTTACCACGACTTTCGGGCCGCTCCGGAGTTCAATATCAATGCCGGAGGAAATAAAACAGATCTTGTTGTAACCGATAAACTAAACGTTAATTTGAGTTGGAATGCTGTTTGGGAAGGGAAGACTTCGGTAAACAAAGCAGACTCCAGCTGGTCGGCCGAATTAAAAATTCCATTTAGTCAGCTTCGCTACAATCAACTGTCCGAAGAAGGGATTTGGGGATTGCACATCCGACGGATTATCCGTCGTAATAATGAAGTCCAGAATTGGAGTATGATTCCGCTAAAGAATAACGGCCATGTGTTTTCATTTGGTGAGGTACACCAGATGACAGAACTACCCAAAGCCCGTGGAATAGAATTTCTGCCTTATACGATGGGAAAGTTTACCAGCGAACCGGTAGTTCCCGGAAGTCCCTATCAAACAGGTAACCGTTGGAAAGGAAATATAGGGATGGATGCAAAGTTTGCCTTGTCCGATTTTACGCTGGATATGACAATCAATCCGGATTATGGACAGGTTGAATTGGACCCGTCTGTAATGAATCTGACTGCATACGAGACATTTTACGACGAGAAGCGCCCCTTCTTTTTGGAAGGAAAACATATTCTCGATTTTGCCAGTGGTAATGATATGATGTTCTATACACGCAGAATTGGCGGATCGCCTTCATACTCACCCTCCGGAATCGATAATGTAAATTCATTTGCCGAAACAAAAGAGAATGTACCTATTTTGGGGGCACTAAAGCTTACCGGAACAAACAGGCATGGACTAACCATGGGTGTTCTGCAAAGTATTACGGCCCGCTCATCAGCCAAAGTAAGTCGTAATGGAATGGAAACGGAAGAAGTGGTGGAACCGCTCACAAATTATTCCGTTGCCCGGGTTCAAAAAAACTGGAAGGGTAATACCTTGTTGGGAGGAATGGTAACATCGGTCAACCGTTTCATGGAAGACTCGCCTTTAAAAGAGATTCTGTTCAGCAATGCCTATTCGGCCGGGATCGATTTTGTTCAATATTTTAGTAACCGTTTGTATTACATTGACTTTAAGGGAATATACAGCTCAGTAAATGGATCTGAAAATGCCATCAGTCTGCTTCAACGGAATCCGGTACACTATTACCAAAGAGAATCAGCGCAATCTTATCTGGGAGTAGATTCCAGGCGTACTTCACTAAATGGTACGGGAGGATATCTGAAAGTAGGTCGTAAAGGAAATGCAAAATGGTTTTTTTCCGAAACCGTCGGTTGGACATCTCCTGGTTTTGATTTAAATGCCATTGGTTATCTTAAAGAAGCGGATTTTTATGAAAATGAATCGGAAATAGGGTATCGTCAAACTACCAACTGGAAGATGTTCAGATCCAATACCTTTACGCTTACTCAAAGAAACCGATGGAATTATGGGGGGAATCGGTGTTAAATACCGCATCCTTGAGATGGCAGAGTATGACAATGAAACGGTATGAAGTAGATTTTAAGGAGACCTGGGCATGGAATATGCTTGATAGCCGTATGTTGCGCGGAGGTAAGGATATGAGATTCGACCCCAGTTTCAATACCTATCTGAAAATAAATACAGATAAAGCAAAAAGGGTACTGTTTACAATGACTTACGAAGGAACACACAATACAGACGGATACAATTCGGCCAACAAGATAAGCCCTGCTTTTACATTCCGTTTAGGAAACCATGTTTATCTTTCCAGTCAGTTTGATTATGCCTGGAACAAAGATAACTTACAATACGTAAGTTCATCCGTGCCGTTGGGAAATCAGATTTTGCCCATCCGTCCTGTTGTCCCATACTATGTGATGGGGCATATGAGTCAGGAAACCTATGGTTTAACCATGAAGCTTCAGGTAAATGTTACACCTGATATATCCTTGCAGCTTAACGGATCACCATTTACCTCAACTGCAACATTCAGCGACTTCAAAGTAGCGGATAATACCACTTCATCTACCTATTCGGAACGTTACATACCTATCGATCCTGCCAGCTTAAAGCTTTCAAACAATATCTATTCGGTTGAAAAAGAGGGAGTACCTGTCTTTAATTTCCGAAAACCCGACTTTAGTTTCAATGAGTTCCGATCTAATGTCGTGGCTCGATGGGAATACCTCCCGGGATCAACGCTCTTTTTTGTATGGGAGCATAGAATGTCCGATCGGGCAAGCAGTGTAATTAATGGTTGGGGAGACAATCTGGATCGGATGTTTGGTCTGCCTGCCAGAAATACATTTATGATTAAAGTAAATTATTGGTTTTCCATATAAAAATATGGATATTGTCTACATGAATCTGAAACTAATTAATAAATTTGCAAGAATAGAATATTTAGATTTACTAAAATGGAAAAAAGAAGACTTACCCGTTCTAACAATGGTATGATTGCCGGAATATGTGCCGGTATAGCCGATTATTTTGATTGGGATCCTACGCTGGTCCGTATCGGTTATATACTGTTAAGCCTATTTACTGTGTTTGCAGGTTTCTTGATGTACATTGTTTGTTGGATTGTTATTCCTAAAGAGAATTAATGGATTTTGAACTTTCTTCAATCTTTTCGCCTACCGGAGATCAGCCTGATGCCATAGCTGCGTTATCTAACGGAGTAACAGAAGGTGTGCCTTTTCAGACCCTTTTGGGTGTAACGGGTTCGGGTAAAACTTTTACGATTGCGAATGTAATCAAGGAGGTAAAGAAACCGACCTTGATTCTAAGTCATAACAAAACCCTGGCTGCACAATTGTATAGTGAATTTAAAAGCTTCTTCCCTAATAATGCGGTGGAGTATTTTGTATCTTACTATGATTATTATCAGCCTGAAGCCTACCTTCCCACAACAGATACTTATATAGAAAAGGATCTGGCAATAAATGATGAGATTGAGAAGTTACGATTAAGAACTACCGCTTCCCTTCTTTCGGGGCGTAAAGACATCATTGTGATATCCTCTGTATCCTGTTTGTATGGTATGGCAGACCCAACAGCTTTTGCTTCTAAAGTGACACATATTTTCAGAGGTATGAAAATAGACCGTGATGCTTTGTTGCGTTGTTTTGTGGATGCGTTTTATGTAAACAACAAGGTAGAATTCAAAAGCGGCTGTTTTCGTGTTAATGGAGATATTGTGGATCTGTTCCCGGCAATTGAAACGTTCGATGGGGTTGCTTACCGTATTGAGTTTTGGGGTAATGAAATCGATCGTATCTCATCCTTCGACCCACTGTCGGGCAGAGAAATTGATGAGCAGGAAGAATTGAATGTCTACCCAACCAATCTGTTTGTAACATCCAAGGAACGAATGACTGAAGCTATCGGTCAGATTGATGTGGACCTTGGAAAACAGGTTGAATATTTTAAGGAAATCGGTAAACCCTATGAGGCAAAACGCTTATACGAGCGGGTTGTCTTTGATCTGGAAATGATTAGGGAACTGGGCCATTGTTCGGGAATTGAAAACTATTCCCGTTATTTCGATGGTCGAAATGCCGGTGAACGACCTTATTGCTTGCTGGATTATTTCCCGAAAGATTTTTTGTTGGTGATAGACGAGAGTCATGTCACCGTCCCTCAGATAAGGGCCATGTACGGCGGAGACAGATCCCGAAAACAAAATCTGGTTGAATATGGCTTTAGGTTACCGGCTGCACTGGACAACCGCCCTCTTACATTCGAAGAGTTTGAATCGCTTACTCCTCAGGCAATATATGTAAGTGCTACTCCTGCCGATTATGAATTGATAAAATCTGAGGGTGTTGTTGTAGATCAGTTGATTCGGCCTACCGGTCTGCTTGATCCCATAATTGAGGTTCGTCCCACGTTGAATCAGATTGACGATTTAATGGAAGAGATTACAAAACGATCTGCCATTGATGAGAGGGTGCTGGTTACTACACTTACCAAACGTATGGCTGAAGAGCTTACGGCTTACCTGGGTAGAATGGGTGTGAGATGTAATTATATTCATAGCGATGTAGACACGTTGGAGCGTGTTAAAATTATGGATGATCTGCGTAAAGGATTATTCGATGTGCTTATCGGTGTTAACTTGCTGAGAGAGGGTTTGGATTTACCGGAAGTATCGTTGGTGGCCATTCTCGATGCCGATAAGGAGGGCTTCTTGCGTTCCCATCGTTCCTTAACGCAGACAGCCGGTCGTGCAGCCCGTAATATAAACGGGAAAGTAATTTTCTATGCAGACCGTATTACAGACAGTATGCGTAAAACTATGGATGAGACTACCCGTCGACGCGAAAAACAATTGGCATATAACGAAAAGCATGGCATTACTCCTCAGCAGATTGTTAAGAATACAGGCTCTTTCTTAGGTGAAAAGCAGCTTCAAGGCGTGGATCCTTACGCTTACATTGAACCAGAACCAAGTCTGGCTGCAGATCCGGTAGTTCAATATATGAACAAAGCCCAGCTTGAAAAAGCGATTGAACGAACAAAGAAACAGATGATGGAAGCAGCTAAAAATCTTGATTTTCTTGAAGCTGCACAATTTCGTGATGAGCTTATAAAGCTGGAGGATTTACTTAAGGCCAAAGTCTGATTATCACTAAAAAGAGTAAGATATGAATTTGCCTAAGATTGTATTTGTACTGTTGTCCGTTACGGTTCAGGCCGCCGCTCAGGTAGTTTATTTACCTTCAGATTCTCTTATTTTTGAGAAGTGTATGCAGGCGATGGATGTAAACAAGGATCTTCCATTGCAAGATTTAGTGGTGCAGACAGCCTTATATTTTGAAGGCACCCCCTATGTTGCCTCAACCCTGGAACAGACGCCGGAACAACTGGTTGTAAATCTTCGTGAATTTGACTGTACTACCTTTGTTGAATCGGTCCTGGCTCTTTCATACACCCGAAAAGATAAAAACCCCTCTTTCCAAACGTATTGTATGAATTTGAAACGGATACGATATAGAGAAGAGATAAGAGATTACAGTTCGAGGTTGCATTATACGACAGACTGGATTCAGACAAACGAAAAACGGGGATTTGTAAAGGATATCTCACAACAACTCGGGGGGGCGATATTGCCTGTAAATTTATATTTTATGTCGACCAATGCCGATAAGTACAAACAGCTTTTAAATAATCCTCAGCTAACAGACAAGATTAGACAACAAGAACAAGCGGTAAACGCTCAGCCACATTATTATGTTCCTGTATCCGATATCGATAAAAGATCCGAGATGGTAAAAAGCGGAGATATGGTCTGCTTTGTCACAACAATTAAAGGATTGGACGTGTCTCATGTGGGTTTTGCACTTCATAAGGACGGGATGTTGACATTTATACATGCTTCGTTAACTGCCAAAAAAGTGATTGTAAATCCTATTTCCATTCAAGCCTACGTTGAGGGAATCAAACACAATAACGGAGTGTTGTTTGTAAGACCTCTTGAGCAATCATTGAAATAATTCAAAAGCAAAACGGAAACCCGCGCGTTGGTATTCTCCTTTCTCAAATCCTGCAAACACTGCAATATTGAAAAGATGATTACCAATTCCATAACCCACTTCAGTGTAGCTTGGGAGATAGGGCGTGAAAAGCTGGCTCAAATACAGCCGCTCTGTAAAGATATGCTTGGAAGCCTCTTTTTTTAACAGATGCATAAGGATAAACGGACTTTCATACATTACATGTGCCTGTACATAGGAATTGGATGCGTTGTACCATTCTCCCGGCAGTAATTGAAATACGCCTCCGATTCTGTCGTTCCATGAGTCGGGAAAGTGGTGTCTGGTAAAATAACGGAAATCGGCAAAATAAACAGACCTTTGTCTGGTAAAGAATCCGGCACTAACATAGTAATTAAAGCGCTTGAGAAGTCCCATGTTTATAACCTGCTGAATATCTGCTTCTATTCGTTCATAATCACTCAAACTTCCCAGTACGCCTCGTATACCCCGGGCATATTCGACTGAAATGGTTGGAAGACAGGATTGAACATATTCCTTTAGTCTGCCATCCATCCGGTAGTACTGATAGGGGGTGTAGGATAACCCGATATACGGAACGAAATCATTGTAATTGTCGTAAATCACATCAATAATTTCACCTTCGTTAAGTAGCTTTTTTCCATTGGTGACAGGTGTGCGATGATGGAATGTAAGTCCGCTATGCAGTTGCAATCCATTCAGTAATTCAATCTTATTTCGCAGGTCAGCATAATAGTCTCTGTAGTATTTAAGATTCAGATTGTCGAATGAAAAAGCTGAATCTTTTACCAGTTCTTTAATCTGATTTGTAATTTCCGACGAATAATTCTGGTTGCCGTTTGCAAAGGTCAGACTTAATGTTCCTGTTTTCTCAGGAGCATAAACCCAGTCGCCTGCCAACTTATAGAAAAACTCCTTTCTCTTGAATACAAACCCAATTTCAGGACGAAAGCGTATTTGCCGGTCATCCTTAAGTCTTTTACTAACCCGTAGTTGTTGTCGGAAACTTATTCCATCCAGTTTTGTATATCCAAACATAAATGGGTTGAGTATTCCGGAATACTTCATTCGGGTTGAATGTATGTCGAACCTCATCGAGTTTGTAAGAGTTTCGGTCAGTTTTAGATATTTCTGGATAGCCGTAGAGTCGGCTGTAATTTTCTTTTCGTTCAGGGGTAGTGCTAATAATATGGATTCCTCTACCGTTAATTTGCTTTTCCTATTTGCCGACCAATATAATGTATCCTTTACTACAGGAATGGTGTCGGTTTCAAAATGGTAATAGTTTGAAAGATCAAGCGTTCGTTCAGATTCTACATCTGCAATGTTTTCGATTTCGGTCCAGGAAACCGATTTAAAGTCATAATTTATTTTATAGTTGCACTCAATTGAATTGCCTAATGCCTTATAACGTAGATTAAGTGATGCTGTATTAGGCAGACACAGATGCTGATATAATTTATTAAAGTCAATAATCAAATTAAACTCTGCGAAAGAAACCCGACCGTTTATATCGAGTTTTTCGATTGAATTAAGATTGTCTCTTATATACAGATAGCCGCAAATGAGTTTCTGACTCCACTGTTTCGGCATAACACAAATCTTGAAAATCCGGCTTGAGTCTGTTTCTTCAATCCCGTCGACCCAGTAGGTGTAATATTTGGAAGCATGAGTGCCTACGGGAGTTATAATCAGTTCATCGTAAGCCGTTTCAGAATTTACGTTTAGACTTAAGAATTTAAGGACTTCACTAATTTGTTTGTTAGAAGGTATGTTATTGCCGTTTATAGCATTAAACTTGTGATAAAAATGGTTGGGAGAAACAAACCGGGTATTGGCGAGCAATTCAAAAAACGTTTCTTTGTTTTTGTTGTCAATCGGAAATAGCTTGGGAACATAGCGCATGAGCGCGTTACTTTTAAGAATCTCGGAATGACCTTTTATATATACTTCGGCCTCATAGTTGGAAAGAGCGTTTTTATGCATTTCGGCATTTAATCCAACCAGATACATTATAGAGTCGGCCATCTGTTCTTTAACCGGGTCATCACAAACTCTATAGGCAAAACCTTTTCCATAGGAATAAGTACTCCAAACTATATTCCCTGCCAGAAACAGAAATAGATAGATGTATCTATATAGATGCATAAGAGTCTGCAAAATCAAATTATAACAAACTTAATGATTTTCTTTTCTAAAGAAAAGAAAAGGTGCTATAATAATTTATTAAATAAAACCCGTTGGCGGAATTAATTCACTAAAAAATGTCAGGAAATAAGTTGTGCATATCATTGATTATTAGTATTTTAATGGTGATCAAACTATTAATATACAGCTCAATTATGCACAACTTATATGCAATATTCGCTAAATTTCTTGATATATGCAAGATGTTTTCTGCTGATTTAGTAAACGAAAAAGGGAATATACCTCGCAGAGGAGTCGTCCCGAAGTTCTCTGACTTAGAAGTGATCAGTTTAAGCCTTGCTGCCGAATCAATAGGTATAGATAGTGAAAGCTTTTTGTTTTCTAAATTAAATGAATACAAAGA containing:
- a CDS encoding MBL fold metallo-hydrolase, translated to MKLIYIYHSCYAIEGDDYTILIDFYKDQSDVKGRKIVQDILLNRPGAFYVLSTHGHSDHFTPEVLSWKINRPDIHYIFSKDILVDGKASATDAVYLNKGETYQDDLLKIEAFGSTDLGVSFYIEVGGKRIFHAGDLNNWHWNEESTPQESAEYEDFYLKELSYLAKNVPLIDMAMFPVDPRLGKDYMRGAEQLIDYISVKNFAPMHFGLKYDKANAFAAYARMKDVRFVMITKPGESFEF
- a CDS encoding VOC family protein; the encoded protein is MEIKSRFDHFNINVLDLERSIEFYQKALGLKEKKRKVASDGSFILVYLGEETTGFLLELTWLRDKKEPYELGENESHLCMRVEGDYDEIRKYHKELGCVCYENTSMGLYFINDPDNYWIEILPVK
- a CDS encoding copper homeostasis protein CutC → MNQKRILEICANSAASCVEAEAGGAARVELCAGIPEGGTTPSYGEIRMAKELTSHIDINVIIRPRGGDFLYTPAEIQSMLYDIELAKQLGVHGVVFGCLTKEGDVDVPLLNKLVAASKPLSVTFHRAFDVCRDPFEALEQIITAGCDRILTSGQQQDAVKGIPLLAELVQRAGERIIIMPGCGVRENNIAQIEQETGAKEFHTSARSTVYSQMVYRNENVPMGSAALGSEFETQQTDRKKVSACLM
- a CDS encoding PspC domain-containing protein, with translation MEKRRLTRSNNGMIAGICAGIADYFDWDPTLVRIGYILLSLFTVFAGFLMYIVCWIVIPKEN
- the uvrB gene encoding excinuclease ABC subunit UvrB, whose amino-acid sequence is MDFELSSIFSPTGDQPDAIAALSNGVTEGVPFQTLLGVTGSGKTFTIANVIKEVKKPTLILSHNKTLAAQLYSEFKSFFPNNAVEYFVSYYDYYQPEAYLPTTDTYIEKDLAINDEIEKLRLRTTASLLSGRKDIIVISSVSCLYGMADPTAFASKVTHIFRGMKIDRDALLRCFVDAFYVNNKVEFKSGCFRVNGDIVDLFPAIETFDGVAYRIEFWGNEIDRISSFDPLSGREIDEQEELNVYPTNLFVTSKERMTEAIGQIDVDLGKQVEYFKEIGKPYEAKRLYERVVFDLEMIRELGHCSGIENYSRYFDGRNAGERPYCLLDYFPKDFLLVIDESHVTVPQIRAMYGGDRSRKQNLVEYGFRLPAALDNRPLTFEEFESLTPQAIYVSATPADYELIKSEGVVVDQLIRPTGLLDPIIEVRPTLNQIDDLMEEITKRSAIDERVLVTTLTKRMAEELTAYLGRMGVRCNYIHSDVDTLERVKIMDDLRKGLFDVLIGVNLLREGLDLPEVSLVAILDADKEGFLRSHRSLTQTAGRAARNINGKVIFYADRITDSMRKTMDETTRRREKQLAYNEKHGITPQQIVKNTGSFLGEKQLQGVDPYAYIEPEPSLAADPVVQYMNKAQLEKAIERTKKQMMEAAKNLDFLEAAQFRDELIKLEDLLKAKV
- a CDS encoding N-acetylmuramoyl-L-alanine amidase-like domain-containing protein, which gives rise to MNLPKIVFVLLSVTVQAAAQVVYLPSDSLIFEKCMQAMDVNKDLPLQDLVVQTALYFEGTPYVASTLEQTPEQLVVNLREFDCTTFVESVLALSYTRKDKNPSFQTYCMNLKRIRYREEIRDYSSRLHYTTDWIQTNEKRGFVKDISQQLGGAILPVNLYFMSTNADKYKQLLNNPQLTDKIRQQEQAVNAQPHYYVPVSDIDKRSEMVKSGDMVCFVTTIKGLDVSHVGFALHKDGMLTFIHASLTAKKVIVNPISIQAYVEGIKHNNGVLFVRPLEQSLK
- a CDS encoding DUF5686 family protein, coding for MHLYRYIYLFLFLAGNIVWSTYSYGKGFAYRVCDDPVKEQMADSIMYLVGLNAEMHKNALSNYEAEVYIKGHSEILKSNALMRYVPKLFPIDNKNKETFFELLANTRFVSPNHFYHKFNAINGNNIPSNKQISEVLKFLSLNVNSETAYDELIITPVGTHASKYYTYWVDGIEETDSSRIFKICVMPKQWSQKLICGYLYIRDNLNSIEKLDINGRVSFAEFNLIIDFNKLYQHLCLPNTASLNLRYKALGNSIECNYKINYDFKSVSWTEIENIADVESERTLDLSNYYHFETDTIPVVKDTLYWSANRKSKLTVEESILLALPLNEKKITADSTAIQKYLKLTETLTNSMRFDIHSTRMKYSGILNPFMFGYTKLDGISFRQQLRVSKRLKDDRQIRFRPEIGFVFKRKEFFYKLAGDWVYAPEKTGTLSLTFANGNQNYSSEITNQIKELVKDSAFSFDNLNLKYYRDYYADLRNKIELLNGLQLHSGLTFHHRTPVTNGKKLLNEGEIIDVIYDNYNDFVPYIGLSYTPYQYYRMDGRLKEYVQSCLPTISVEYARGIRGVLGSLSDYERIEADIQQVINMGLLKRFNYYVSAGFFTRQRSVYFADFRYFTRHHFPDSWNDRIGGVFQLLPGEWYNASNSYVQAHVMYESPFILMHLLKKEASKHIFTERLYLSQLFTPYLPSYTEVGYGIGNHLFNIAVFAGFEKGEYQRAGFRFAFELFQ